From Cellvibrio zantedeschiae, the proteins below share one genomic window:
- the guaB gene encoding IMP dehydrogenase codes for MLRIAEEALTFDDVLLVPGFSDVTPKDVSLKTQLTRKIQLNIPLISAAMDTVTEARLAIAIAQDGGIGIIHKSMSIEEQAAEVRAVKKFEAGVVKDPITIDASATIRELIALTRKNNISGVPVMQDGNLVGIVTGRDVRFETNLDASVSSIMTPKSQLVTVKEGVSAEEVRNLLHKHRIEKVLVVNDDFELRGLITVKDINKAEKYPNACKDPEGRLRVGASVGTSRDTDARVDALVEAGVDVLVVDTAHGHSKNVLDRVKAIKTKYPDVQVIGGNIATGAAALALVAAGADAVKVGIGPGSICTTRIVSGVGVPQISAIANVVAALKGTGVPAIADGGIRYSGDIAKAIVAGAHAVMMGSMFAGTEEAPGEVELYQGRTYKAYRGMGSLGAMAQTQGSSDRYFQDASAGAEKLVPEGIEGRVPYKGALTAIIHQMMGGVRSAMGYTGCPDLETMRTKPEFVRVTSAGMGESHVHDVQITKEAPNYPIGGR; via the coding sequence ATGTTGCGAATTGCTGAAGAAGCCCTCACGTTTGATGATGTCTTGTTGGTGCCCGGTTTTTCCGATGTAACCCCAAAAGACGTATCGCTTAAAACCCAGCTGACGCGCAAAATTCAGTTGAACATCCCCCTTATTTCTGCGGCCATGGATACCGTAACTGAAGCGCGCCTTGCGATTGCTATTGCCCAAGACGGCGGCATTGGCATTATCCATAAAAGCATGTCAATCGAAGAACAGGCTGCAGAAGTGCGCGCTGTTAAGAAGTTTGAAGCTGGCGTGGTTAAAGACCCTATCACTATTGATGCCAGTGCGACGATTCGCGAACTGATCGCTTTAACTCGCAAAAACAATATTTCCGGCGTACCTGTTATGCAAGACGGCAATCTGGTCGGTATTGTTACTGGTCGCGACGTTCGCTTTGAAACCAATCTGGATGCCAGCGTATCCAGCATCATGACTCCAAAGTCTCAACTCGTGACGGTAAAAGAAGGTGTTTCTGCTGAAGAAGTGCGTAATCTTTTGCACAAACACCGCATCGAAAAAGTTCTTGTGGTGAACGACGACTTTGAATTGCGCGGTTTGATTACCGTAAAAGACATCAATAAAGCCGAAAAATACCCCAATGCCTGTAAAGACCCGGAAGGTCGTTTGCGCGTAGGCGCGAGCGTTGGTACCAGCCGCGATACAGATGCGCGCGTGGATGCTTTGGTTGAAGCGGGTGTGGATGTATTGGTAGTTGATACCGCTCACGGTCATTCCAAAAATGTTCTCGACCGCGTAAAAGCGATCAAAACCAAATACCCCGATGTGCAAGTGATTGGTGGCAACATCGCCACGGGCGCTGCTGCGCTCGCCTTGGTTGCTGCAGGTGCAGATGCTGTTAAAGTCGGTATCGGCCCAGGTTCAATTTGTACTACCCGTATCGTAAGTGGTGTGGGTGTTCCGCAAATTTCCGCGATTGCCAACGTAGTTGCTGCGCTTAAAGGTACTGGTGTACCAGCGATTGCTGACGGTGGTATTCGTTATTCTGGCGACATTGCTAAAGCAATCGTTGCAGGTGCTCACGCGGTAATGATGGGCTCTATGTTTGCGGGTACTGAAGAAGCACCGGGCGAAGTTGAGTTGTATCAAGGCCGTACATACAAGGCTTACCGTGGCATGGGTTCACTCGGTGCAATGGCGCAAACCCAGGGTTCATCTGACCGTTACTTCCAGGACGCCAGCGCTGGTGCAGAGAAGTTGGTTCCAGAAGGCATTGAAGGCCGTGTTCCCTATAAAGGCGCTTTGACAGCCATCATTCACCAAATGATGGGCGGCGTACGTTCAGCCATGGGTTACACCGGCTGCCCGGATTTGGAAACCATGCGTACCAAGCCTGAGTTTGTACGTGTGACATCTGCGGGTATGGGTGAGAGTCACGTGCATGATGTTCAGATTACGAAAGAAGCGCCGAATTACCCGATTGGTGGAAGATAA
- the guaA gene encoding glutamine-hydrolyzing GMP synthase: MTHDIHAQRILILDFGSQYTQLIARRVREIGVFSEIRAWDMSDEEIRAYNPKGIILAGGPESVHEANSPRAPQAVFDLGVPVFGICYGMQTMAEQMGGAVEGSNIREFGYAQVKVLGDSAIFKDIKDHVDHDGSALLDVWMSHGDKVTKMPAGFEILASTPSCPIAGMYNEAKKFYGVQFHPEVTHTLQGQRIYEHFILNICGCEPLWTPANIVEDAIKKVREQVGTDKVLLGLSGGVDSSVVAALLHKAIGKQLTCVFVDNGLLRKNEGDQVMDMFAKNMGVTVIRADAQDQFLTKLKGENDPEKKRKIIGGTFIDVFDAEATKLKDVKWLAQGTIYPDVIESAAAKTGKAHVIKSHHNVGGLPEDMAFKLVEPLRELFKDEVRKIGLELGLPYDMVYRHPFPGPGLGVRILGEVKKEYADILREADAIFLEELHASGWYHKTSQAFAVFLPVKSVGVVGDGRRYSWVISLRAVETIDFMTARWAHLPYELLEKVSGRIINEISDVSRVCYDVSSKPPATIEWE, from the coding sequence ATGACTCACGACATTCACGCACAGCGAATTCTTATTCTGGATTTCGGTTCGCAATACACTCAATTAATTGCACGTCGTGTGCGTGAGATTGGTGTTTTCTCTGAAATCCGCGCCTGGGATATGAGCGATGAAGAAATTCGCGCGTACAATCCAAAAGGTATTATTCTCGCTGGTGGCCCTGAATCTGTTCATGAAGCTAATTCACCGCGAGCGCCGCAAGCTGTGTTTGATTTGGGCGTGCCCGTGTTTGGTATTTGCTACGGCATGCAAACCATGGCTGAACAAATGGGCGGCGCGGTTGAAGGTTCAAATATTCGTGAGTTTGGTTACGCGCAAGTTAAAGTCTTAGGTGATAGTGCGATCTTCAAAGATATTAAAGATCATGTTGATCACGATGGTAGTGCATTATTGGATGTATGGATGAGTCACGGCGATAAAGTGACCAAAATGCCAGCGGGCTTTGAGATTCTTGCATCTACACCATCATGTCCAATTGCAGGTATGTACAACGAAGCTAAAAAATTCTACGGCGTACAATTCCATCCAGAAGTAACTCACACACTCCAAGGCCAGCGCATTTACGAACACTTTATTTTAAATATTTGCGGCTGCGAGCCTTTGTGGACGCCGGCAAATATTGTTGAAGATGCTATCAAAAAAGTTCGCGAACAAGTCGGTACAGACAAAGTATTGCTCGGCCTGTCTGGTGGTGTTGATTCATCCGTAGTTGCTGCGCTTTTGCATAAAGCCATCGGCAAACAACTTACCTGCGTATTTGTTGATAACGGATTGTTGCGTAAAAACGAAGGTGATCAAGTGATGGATATGTTCGCCAAAAATATGGGCGTAACGGTTATCCGTGCTGATGCGCAAGATCAATTCCTAACGAAATTGAAAGGCGAAAACGATCCTGAGAAAAAGCGCAAAATTATTGGTGGCACTTTTATAGATGTGTTCGATGCAGAAGCTACCAAGTTGAAAGATGTTAAATGGCTCGCGCAAGGCACCATTTATCCAGACGTTATCGAATCTGCTGCCGCGAAAACCGGTAAAGCACACGTAATTAAATCGCATCACAACGTAGGTGGTTTGCCGGAAGATATGGCATTCAAACTTGTTGAACCGCTGCGTGAATTGTTTAAAGACGAAGTACGTAAAATTGGTTTGGAATTGGGTTTACCTTACGACATGGTTTACCGTCATCCATTCCCAGGCCCAGGTTTGGGTGTGCGTATTCTCGGCGAAGTGAAAAAAGAATATGCGGATATTCTGCGCGAAGCAGATGCAATCTTTTTAGAAGAATTACACGCGTCCGGTTGGTACCACAAAACCTCACAAGCCTTCGCGGTTTTCTTGCCAGTTAAATCTGTTGGTGTAGTAGGTGATGGCCGCCGTTACTCTTGGGTCATTTCATTGCGTGCCGTAGAAACCATCGATTTTATGACTGCACGCTGGGCGCATTTACCTTACGAGTTGTTAGAGAAAGTGTCTGGCCGAATTATTAACGAAATTTCTGACGTGTCACGCGTTTGTTACGATGTATCGAGCAAACCACCAGCGACGATTGAGTGGGAATAA
- a CDS encoding GNAT family N-acetyltransferase, which translates to MKFINCTYDAHASAILAIFNHSIATSTALYDYEPRTLETVKNWFDAKTRLDFPVIGITDDTDQFMGFATYGAFRAGAGFKYSVEHSVYLDPAHLGKGLGKILMLELIRLAKAQGLHTLIGIIDMENTGSIALHEKLGFIHAGTIKQAGYKFGDWRDCGYYQLLLETPDTPNED; encoded by the coding sequence ATGAAATTTATTAACTGCACTTATGACGCTCACGCATCTGCAATCCTCGCCATTTTCAACCATTCCATCGCAACATCCACTGCGCTTTACGATTATGAGCCACGCACGTTAGAAACCGTAAAAAATTGGTTTGATGCAAAAACCCGTTTAGATTTTCCCGTAATTGGAATAACTGATGACACAGATCAATTTATGGGATTTGCCACCTACGGAGCCTTTCGCGCTGGCGCAGGTTTCAAATACAGCGTTGAACATTCAGTTTATTTAGACCCAGCACATTTGGGTAAAGGTTTGGGCAAGATATTAATGCTCGAATTAATTCGCCTCGCAAAAGCTCAAGGTTTACACACATTGATAGGCATCATCGATATGGAAAATACTGGCAGCATTGCCCTGCATGAAAAGTTAGGATTCATTCACGCAGGCACAATCAAACAAGCGGGTTACAAATTTGGAGATTGGCGGGATTGTGGGTATTACCAACTCTTGCTGGAAACACCTGACACTCCTAACGAAGATTAA
- a CDS encoding EVE domain-containing protein, producing MSKHYWLFKAEPHIYGIDHLNAAPKKIGRWDGIRNYQARNFLRDQVAIDDEVFIYHSSCKNVGIVGTAKVVKTAYPDPTQFDPESDYYDPKSTQENPRWVSVDIQVTQTFPRIIPLAEIKAQPKLENMVLIKQSRLSTQPVTKAEWDYILKMV from the coding sequence ATGAGTAAACATTACTGGTTATTTAAAGCAGAACCTCATATTTACGGAATTGATCATCTCAATGCCGCACCAAAAAAAATTGGTCGTTGGGACGGCATCCGCAATTACCAGGCACGAAACTTTTTACGTGACCAAGTAGCAATTGACGATGAAGTTTTTATTTACCACAGCAGCTGCAAAAATGTTGGTATAGTCGGCACCGCAAAAGTGGTGAAGACCGCCTACCCAGACCCAACACAATTTGATCCAGAAAGCGATTACTACGACCCTAAATCCACGCAAGAAAATCCGCGTTGGGTATCCGTAGATATTCAAGTCACCCAAACTTTCCCACGTATTATTCCACTCGCTGAAATTAAAGCCCAACCAAAACTGGAAAACATGGTATTGATAAAACAAAGCCGTTTATCAACACAGCCCGTCACAAAGGCAGAATGGGATTACATTTTAAAAATGGTTTGA
- a CDS encoding FAD-dependent monooxygenase, translating into MEMNGIILGAGIAGLSTAIALRQRNISVKIFEAAKEIQPVGAGILIPPNAMAILERYGLSNLITNAGKTIESMKLVDIKGRLLTHSPAHFSNNGIPNSTIAIHRATLQKILLDAIEPETLFTSKTCRTLNNHPDKVELCFEDQTTATGNFLIAADGIHSNTRRTLFPTSSLHYSGQICWRGITTITLPYQMQTQLTEVWGLGQRFGFVPINNEQVYWYATITDTDQGVKNNTATKDNSDSSRQQLSNLYKNFPDPVQEIIHTTRPQSIRCDKLYDLNILNQWHSGACVLIGDAAHATTPNLGQGGAQAIEDSWVLAEKITESKTLEQAFTDFQNLRIARAKKIVELSRQIGRISNLSNPVACAIRNTCMRWTPSNLTNKQSQQLYKLPY; encoded by the coding sequence ATGGAAATGAACGGAATTATTCTGGGAGCAGGAATTGCAGGCTTGAGCACAGCAATTGCGCTGCGTCAACGCAACATTTCGGTAAAAATATTTGAAGCAGCTAAAGAAATACAGCCCGTTGGGGCTGGCATTCTTATCCCACCAAATGCTATGGCGATTTTAGAAAGGTATGGGCTATCTAATTTAATTACAAACGCGGGCAAAACTATTGAGTCAATGAAGCTCGTCGATATTAAAGGACGTTTGCTAACACACAGTCCCGCTCATTTTTCCAATAACGGAATACCTAATTCAACTATTGCCATTCATCGTGCAACACTTCAAAAAATTCTATTAGATGCTATCGAACCCGAAACTCTTTTCACGAGCAAAACTTGTCGAACATTAAATAATCACCCGGATAAAGTAGAACTTTGTTTTGAAGACCAAACAACCGCAACCGGAAATTTTTTAATAGCCGCTGACGGAATTCATTCCAATACTCGCAGAACACTCTTTCCCACAAGTTCCTTGCACTATTCGGGACAGATTTGCTGGCGAGGAATCACCACCATAACACTTCCCTACCAAATGCAAACACAACTAACCGAAGTGTGGGGGCTCGGGCAACGATTTGGTTTTGTGCCAATCAACAACGAACAGGTTTATTGGTACGCGACCATCACTGATACGGACCAAGGCGTAAAAAACAATACAGCAACCAAAGACAACAGCGACAGCAGCCGACAACAACTTTCTAATCTTTATAAAAATTTTCCAGATCCAGTTCAAGAAATAATCCACACAACCAGACCGCAATCGATCCGCTGCGACAAGCTTTACGATTTGAATATTTTAAACCAATGGCATTCAGGCGCTTGTGTTTTGATTGGCGATGCAGCGCATGCCACAACACCAAATTTGGGCCAAGGCGGCGCACAAGCCATAGAAGACTCATGGGTGTTGGCAGAAAAAATTACGGAATCAAAAACGCTCGAGCAAGCATTCACCGACTTCCAAAACCTGCGCATTGCAAGAGCAAAAAAAATTGTAGAGTTGTCTCGTCAAATAGGTAGAATTTCTAATCTGTCTAACCCGGTAGCATGTGCCATACGAAATACCTGTATGCGTTGGACTCCATCAAACCTAACGAATAAGCAATCGCAGCAACTTTACAAATTGCCCTATTGA
- a CDS encoding VacB/RNase II family 3'-5' exoribonuclease, with translation MLNNSALQQLAQLKTTLVAQKDIAQGSVRSTTKRFGFVILDDGREAFLDPEQMLRVLPDDRVQVEVTTNSKDQLEAKLEKLISSPFKEFVGRYVSKGNNFFVEPDVNNFNRWLFVPPQDRKGLNVDDLVRCTITRHPFNDGKAQVKIIGRLGTADEPGIENRYTVAKFQLPNEWIVPAQNHASSINWSPLVFENGELDLTHLPFVTIDAENTRDMDDAIYIKATENGWELITAIADPSKQIDIGSPLELAARERASTVYLLGQSITMLPPELSHDTYSLVPEKKRPALICKIQIAKNGEITHYEFAEAQIRSQHKLSYQAVADHLNNVKSLADAGYNVSDDINNMLTVIQEFAQVRADYRLEHALVMDEKADYFFILNDQKKIDHVDKRERNVAHRMIEEAMLATNICAGELFVKNPGYGIFSTHVGFRPERLNDAISLITEDRPDLIEAGLTATGLTKLDKFQKLIKELRVNPNNNPKNGPLLSLLQRMLQAGSLSFEHIPHFGLGFNAYAMVTSPIRRYNDFYNHLAIKRILRGEPAIEINTQELSTQLQEQLNSSRQACRYLELWLQSQFMLQHIDTLHTGTIALVNSNGIGVRLDDLGIEGYALLAPRDGEVKAQFDSRRLSLTIEGKTYRLDEKVHVLVKEVDVAKRKIAFEVVDQATADRLSAWL, from the coding sequence ATGCTCAATAATTCCGCCCTGCAACAATTAGCTCAATTAAAGACCACCTTAGTCGCCCAAAAAGATATAGCCCAAGGTTCAGTGCGCAGCACCACCAAACGTTTCGGCTTTGTGATTTTGGATGATGGTCGTGAAGCGTTCCTCGACCCCGAGCAAATGTTGCGCGTTTTACCTGATGACCGCGTGCAGGTTGAGGTGACTACCAACAGTAAAGATCAGCTGGAAGCGAAACTGGAAAAGCTGATCAGCAGCCCTTTCAAAGAATTTGTGGGGCGCTACGTCAGCAAAGGCAATAACTTTTTTGTCGAACCCGATGTCAATAATTTCAATCGCTGGCTATTTGTACCGCCGCAAGATCGAAAAGGTTTGAATGTCGATGATCTGGTGCGCTGCACTATCACTCGTCACCCTTTTAATGATGGCAAAGCCCAGGTAAAAATCATTGGCCGCCTGGGCACTGCGGATGAACCCGGTATAGAAAATCGTTACACCGTAGCGAAATTCCAACTGCCTAATGAATGGATCGTGCCAGCACAAAATCATGCCAGCAGCATTAATTGGTCACCATTGGTTTTTGAAAATGGCGAACTTGATTTAACCCATTTGCCCTTCGTTACCATAGATGCCGAAAATACTCGCGATATGGATGATGCGATTTACATAAAGGCAACAGAGAACGGCTGGGAATTAATTACCGCCATTGCAGATCCTAGCAAACAAATTGATATTGGTAGCCCGCTGGAATTGGCTGCACGTGAGCGCGCCAGCACCGTCTATTTGCTCGGCCAATCCATCACCATGCTACCGCCGGAGTTGTCTCACGACACCTATTCGCTGGTGCCAGAAAAAAAGCGCCCTGCACTTATTTGCAAAATTCAAATTGCCAAAAATGGTGAAATCACTCACTACGAATTTGCGGAAGCACAAATTCGATCGCAACATAAATTAAGTTACCAAGCCGTGGCCGATCATTTAAACAATGTTAAGTCGCTTGCGGATGCCGGCTACAACGTGAGCGATGACATCAACAACATGCTTACGGTTATTCAGGAGTTCGCTCAAGTACGCGCCGATTACCGGTTGGAACACGCGTTGGTAATGGATGAAAAAGCAGATTACTTTTTTATTCTTAATGACCAGAAAAAAATTGATCACGTGGATAAACGCGAACGCAATGTTGCCCATCGCATGATTGAAGAAGCCATGCTGGCGACTAACATTTGTGCCGGTGAGTTATTTGTAAAAAATCCGGGTTATGGAATTTTTTCTACCCACGTCGGCTTTCGTCCCGAGCGTTTGAACGATGCGATTAGTTTAATTACTGAAGATCGCCCCGATCTAATTGAGGCAGGTTTAACCGCAACCGGGTTAACCAAACTCGACAAGTTCCAGAAGCTTATTAAAGAGTTGCGCGTCAATCCAAACAACAATCCAAAAAATGGCCCACTCTTGTCGCTATTGCAACGTATGTTACAAGCAGGCTCATTATCCTTTGAGCACATTCCACATTTCGGTTTGGGTTTTAACGCTTATGCGATGGTGACCTCACCTATTCGTCGCTATAACGATTTTTACAATCATCTCGCTATTAAAAGAATTTTACGTGGCGAGCCTGCTATAGAAATTAATACCCAAGAGCTATCAACACAATTGCAAGAGCAACTTAATAGCAGCCGCCAAGCGTGCCGTTATTTAGAGCTGTGGTTGCAAAGCCAATTTATGTTGCAACATATTGATACCTTGCACACAGGGACCATCGCGTTGGTTAATTCCAATGGCATAGGCGTACGTTTGGATGACTTAGGTATTGAAGGTTACGCGCTACTCGCCCCGCGCGATGGTGAAGTAAAAGCGCAATTTGATTCTCGTCGCTTAAGCTTGACCATTGAAGGAAAAACTTATCGTTTAGATGAAAAAGTGCACGTGTTAGTAAAAGAAGTTGATGTAGCCAAACGCAAGATAGCTTTTGAAGTTGTTGATCAAGCAACGGCCGACCGTTTGAGCGCATGGCTATAA
- a CDS encoding potassium/proton antiporter, translated as MEVLNQLMMFGGALFIISILASTLSPRMGMPLLLVFLIIGMLAGEDGFLGIQFQNVKAAYFMGTLALAVILFDGGLRTEIHLFRVGLRPALSLATIGVVITVGVCGALAAWILGLSWVHGLLLGAIVGSTDAAAVFSVLTMQGLALKSRVGATLEIESGLNDPMAVFLTIMLVELMVTKQANFSWLMLGDFVWEMGAGSVVGIVGGRILAYAVERLQLSPGLYPLLALFGGVFIFGLAAVMHASGFLAVYLAGLMVGNRVSRGLFNIQRFHDGIAWLAQISLFLMLGLLVSPHRLVEYASSALLVGVLLMFVARPLAVWLCLLPFQFSWQEKTFISWVGLRGAVPIVLAMFPWLAGVPEWNFFFNIAFFIVLISLLVQGWTVGPIAKWLKLHVPTASSRVQRVELGVPGQVGHEFVGYKLADGSPALRRTVGNLNLPNKVQLVCLLREGQPVALSPEQKFQADDHIFFLSLPSELELLDKMLVGMQENERLSAQAFFGEFVLTSRAKLSDLSMVYNFPVPPEMANWSIARYILSKYRQPVVGDRVTLGQVEFVVLSMRNQRLLKVSLKLHK; from the coding sequence ATGGAAGTATTAAACCAGCTCATGATGTTTGGCGGTGCGCTGTTTATTATCAGCATTCTTGCCAGCACGCTTTCACCACGCATGGGTATGCCATTGCTGTTGGTGTTTTTGATCATCGGTATGTTGGCCGGTGAAGATGGTTTTTTAGGTATTCAATTCCAAAATGTTAAAGCCGCCTATTTTATGGGCACCCTGGCGCTTGCCGTTATTTTGTTTGACGGTGGTCTGCGTACTGAAATTCATCTCTTCCGGGTCGGTTTGCGGCCGGCACTTTCTCTGGCAACCATAGGTGTTGTTATCACGGTGGGCGTCTGCGGCGCCTTGGCGGCGTGGATTCTTGGTCTCTCCTGGGTGCATGGTTTGCTGCTTGGGGCGATTGTTGGTTCCACCGATGCGGCAGCCGTATTTTCAGTACTGACAATGCAGGGGCTTGCGCTTAAATCCCGCGTGGGTGCGACCCTTGAAATTGAGTCGGGTCTCAATGATCCTATGGCTGTTTTCCTCACCATTATGCTGGTGGAGTTAATGGTCACCAAACAAGCCAATTTTAGTTGGTTGATGCTGGGTGATTTTGTCTGGGAAATGGGTGCGGGTTCGGTGGTTGGTATTGTCGGTGGCCGAATTTTGGCCTATGCCGTAGAGCGTTTGCAGCTTAGCCCGGGTCTTTATCCGCTATTAGCGCTTTTTGGTGGCGTGTTTATTTTTGGTTTGGCGGCGGTTATGCACGCCAGCGGCTTCCTTGCGGTTTACCTCGCAGGCTTGATGGTAGGCAATCGAGTATCGCGTGGGCTCTTTAATATTCAGCGTTTCCATGACGGTATTGCGTGGCTCGCACAAATCAGTCTGTTCCTCATGTTGGGCTTATTGGTTTCGCCACATCGCTTAGTGGAATACGCATCCAGCGCGCTTCTGGTTGGTGTATTGCTGATGTTTGTCGCGCGTCCCTTAGCGGTGTGGTTATGTTTGTTGCCATTTCAATTTTCGTGGCAAGAAAAAACCTTTATCAGTTGGGTAGGGTTGCGCGGCGCGGTTCCAATTGTGCTGGCCATGTTCCCGTGGTTGGCTGGCGTGCCCGAGTGGAATTTCTTTTTTAACATCGCGTTCTTTATTGTATTGATATCTCTCCTGGTGCAGGGCTGGACTGTTGGTCCCATCGCTAAGTGGTTGAAGCTCCATGTCCCCACTGCCAGCTCGCGGGTACAGCGGGTCGAGCTAGGTGTGCCCGGACAAGTCGGGCATGAATTTGTGGGCTACAAGTTGGCCGATGGCAGCCCGGCATTGCGTCGCACTGTAGGCAATTTGAATTTACCCAATAAGGTTCAGCTTGTTTGTTTACTGCGCGAAGGCCAGCCTGTCGCTTTATCGCCAGAGCAGAAATTCCAGGCCGATGACCATATTTTCTTCCTGAGTTTGCCAAGCGAATTGGAATTGCTCGATAAAATGTTGGTTGGCATGCAGGAAAATGAGCGCTTGTCAGCTCAGGCGTTCTTTGGTGAGTTTGTGTTGACGTCGCGAGCAAAGCTGTCAGATTTGAGTATGGTTTACAATTTTCCCGTACCGCCGGAAATGGCCAACTGGAGTATCGCTCGCTATATTCTCAGCAAGTATCGCCAACCGGTGGTGGGCGACCGTGTAACGCTCGGTCAGGTGGAGTTTGTGGTGTTGTCCATGCGCAACCAGCGTTTGTTAAAAGTGAGCTTAAAACTGCATAAATAA